One Cylindrospermum stagnale PCC 7417 DNA segment encodes these proteins:
- a CDS encoding DUF5895 domain-containing protein, with product MVKSKATNNSHRTNQSTAKTAASKPKSAKAKATDTDAYDFEGTEFEIDPELFNDNYNQVRKPILPYGIVVNDKPAGLLIPEDQLEKAGWLEMPGEDDLTTVTLTEDVTGLLITEGRLLVLAFAPEYIRYKSDVEDLGGSFVGLYDDYKHSLDKKTMDVCSEHALMLLDDKNQPLHTTPVVVRFKNVALWSFKSVREEFYRSLEKTFADYFQVPFSGKSDKWRSLGVLEVEFKAVKEGEGKNKHNCCKTVAYTKPTVENLPQLYLGTVTAKSLIWQQHNAIAGFNEPQSLPTLPGESVSVDVEVLPPNKNRNKTQSVRKSKPATKPPRKIQLIDDEDFLDETDDLEAELDVDDYEEDDELDDEE from the coding sequence ATGGTTAAATCAAAAGCTACCAATAATTCTCATCGTACCAATCAATCTACAGCCAAAACTGCTGCTTCCAAACCTAAATCTGCCAAAGCTAAAGCAACTGATACTGACGCTTATGACTTTGAAGGAACAGAATTTGAAATAGACCCAGAACTATTCAATGATAATTATAACCAGGTTCGCAAACCGATTCTTCCCTATGGCATTGTCGTTAACGATAAACCTGCTGGACTTTTGATTCCAGAAGACCAGTTAGAAAAAGCTGGTTGGCTTGAAATGCCTGGAGAAGACGACCTAACTACTGTCACTTTAACTGAAGATGTTACCGGACTATTAATTACTGAAGGTCGGTTACTGGTTTTAGCTTTTGCACCAGAGTATATCCGCTATAAATCAGATGTTGAAGACTTGGGTGGTTCGTTTGTTGGACTTTATGATGATTATAAACATAGCCTTGACAAGAAAACGATGGATGTGTGTTCAGAACACGCACTAATGCTTCTTGATGACAAGAATCAGCCATTACATACTACTCCTGTTGTAGTCCGGTTTAAAAACGTGGCTCTTTGGAGTTTTAAATCAGTACGTGAGGAATTTTACCGTTCATTAGAGAAAACCTTCGCTGATTATTTCCAAGTGCCATTTAGTGGTAAAAGTGATAAATGGCGGAGTTTAGGTGTACTGGAAGTTGAGTTTAAAGCGGTAAAAGAAGGTGAAGGTAAGAATAAACACAACTGTTGCAAGACTGTAGCTTACACTAAACCCACAGTTGAAAATCTGCCGCAACTGTATTTGGGTACAGTCACAGCTAAAAGTTTAATTTGGCAACAACATAATGCGATCGCAGGTTTCAATGAACCGCAATCTCTACCTACTTTACCGGGAGAATCGGTATCTGTAGACGTGGAAGTCTTGCCACCAAACAAGAACAGGAACAAAACTCAAAGCGTCCGTAAATCTAAACCAGCAACCAAGCCACCTCGGAAAATTCAACTTATTGACGATGAAGATTTCCTTGATGAAACCGACGATTTGGAAGCTGAGTTAGACGTTGATGATTATGAGGAAGACGATGAACTGGATGATGAGGAATAG
- a CDS encoding Uma2 family endonuclease — MLLELNQLIVKPGHQLLIKDISWSAYKRILAEFGEHRNYKIGYSQGVLEIMAPLPEHEVAKVIIGDLVKALLEELDLEFWSLGSTTFDRENMDAGVEPDDCFYIQNEARVRGQDRINLETDPPPDLAIEIDITSRTRFNNYQALRVPELWRWNGRKLEINLLVDGKYVESNTSSIFTNLPICQAIPKYLMLSKTDGRNATMKAFRAWVRQQIGAI; from the coding sequence ATGTTACTTGAACTCAACCAACTAATTGTTAAACCCGGTCATCAGTTGTTGATTAAAGATATCTCTTGGTCTGCATACAAACGTATTTTGGCAGAATTTGGAGAGCATCGCAATTATAAGATAGGTTACAGTCAAGGGGTGCTGGAAATAATGGCTCCATTACCAGAGCATGAAGTAGCTAAAGTTATTATTGGGGACTTGGTAAAAGCCTTATTAGAAGAACTCGATCTGGAATTTTGGAGTTTGGGTTCTACAACTTTTGATAGAGAAAACATGGATGCTGGGGTAGAGCCAGATGATTGTTTTTATATCCAAAATGAAGCTAGGGTTAGGGGACAAGATAGAATCAATTTAGAAACAGACCCGCCTCCAGATTTGGCCATTGAAATTGATATTACCTCCCGCACTCGTTTCAATAATTATCAAGCTTTAAGAGTACCGGAACTGTGGCGATGGAATGGAAGAAAGTTGGAAATAAACCTGTTAGTAGATGGTAAGTATGTAGAATCAAATACCAGTTCGATTTTTACAAATCTACCAATTTGTCAAGCAATTCCTAAATATTTGATGCTGAGTAAAACTGATGGTAGAAATGCGACAATGAAAGCATTTCGTGCGTGGGTTAGGCAGCAAATAGGAGCAATTTAG
- a CDS encoding TniQ family protein has product MLSETLKLYPSWDIEKTAIPQRSRLYHLEPIGIGTPDVESLTGYVQRLAHEHCVTVRRLTITEIAPLMGKEAKLQDESISKVFGTGRDRTAFNGTGLMATNLVGAMSALTRRLDLHYLTLLPWAQVISKRGLLRRHRAWCPKCYQEWHDNHTSVYEPLLWSINTAQVCPYHHQPLQEQCPYCHQQQLTISGDSRTGHCNKCGKWLGNNRHKTVVTSQIKSEAEQNRQLNIVNNLGELVAVTPTLNSPPNLQKVSNTISTYILQVLKSSIPAFSRQSGMNKATIGLWCKGEVIPQIDNLLVLTHYLEISLLDFLTTDVLLADSKNIFLETELNVVKQPRKSYKHLDLERKQVLNVVLTEVLKEYLAPSLENVALRLRYRPLVLQYHFPSLCEEIKIRHTEYRKVSQQQKIQPILEAALKEFPPPSLLSINRRLGYKNNSYLYRYFSELSREISKRYKEYQKASGQEKRERICQEIIDIAQFLHETGHKPTQARVTKLLTRPGVMLSWYAKKTLRDVQSSLGYE; this is encoded by the coding sequence ATGCTCTCCGAGACGCTCAAACTTTACCCGTCGTGGGATATTGAGAAAACTGCCATCCCACAAAGAAGTCGCTTATATCATCTAGAGCCAATTGGTATAGGAACTCCTGATGTAGAAAGCTTAACAGGCTATGTGCAAAGACTTGCTCATGAACATTGCGTCACTGTTAGACGGTTGACTATAACCGAAATTGCCCCACTTATGGGCAAAGAAGCAAAATTGCAAGATGAAAGTATTAGCAAAGTATTTGGGACTGGCAGAGATAGAACAGCGTTTAATGGAACAGGGTTGATGGCAACTAATCTTGTGGGTGCAATGTCTGCTCTAACTAGGCGTTTGGACTTGCACTACCTTACCCTGTTACCTTGGGCGCAGGTCATTTCTAAAAGAGGCTTGCTCCGTCGTCACCGGGCTTGGTGTCCCAAATGCTACCAAGAATGGCATGACAATCACACAAGCGTTTATGAACCACTTCTCTGGTCTATCAATACTGCCCAAGTCTGTCCTTACCATCATCAACCGTTGCAAGAGCAGTGTCCTTACTGTCATCAACAACAACTGACAATTTCTGGGGACTCCCGAACCGGACACTGTAATAAATGTGGTAAATGGCTGGGAAATAACCGACACAAAACTGTTGTCACAAGCCAGATAAAGTCAGAAGCAGAACAGAATCGGCAATTGAATATAGTTAACAATTTGGGAGAGCTAGTTGCAGTAACACCTACTCTCAATTCTCCTCCTAATCTTCAGAAAGTTAGTAATACAATTTCTACCTACATTTTGCAAGTTTTGAAATCTAGTATCCCTGCATTTTCTCGGCAATCTGGGATGAATAAGGCAACAATTGGTTTGTGGTGTAAAGGAGAAGTAATACCTCAAATTGATAATCTTTTGGTTTTAACTCACTATTTGGAAATATCGCTGTTAGATTTCTTAACAACAGACGTATTATTAGCTGACTCAAAAAACATTTTTCTGGAAACGGAACTGAATGTAGTTAAGCAGCCAAGAAAATCTTATAAGCACTTAGATTTGGAGAGAAAACAAGTTTTAAATGTAGTTCTAACAGAGGTACTCAAGGAATATCTTGCACCTTCTTTGGAAAATGTGGCACTTCGTTTGAGATATCGTCCTTTAGTTCTACAATATCATTTTCCTTCTTTATGTGAGGAAATAAAAATTAGACATACTGAGTACAGAAAGGTAAGTCAACAGCAAAAAATACAACCTATTCTGGAAGCAGCACTCAAAGAATTTCCACCTCCTTCACTTCTTTCCATTAATCGACGACTTGGCTATAAAAATAACAGCTATTTATACCGATATTTCTCTGAACTTTCTCGCGAAATCTCTAAGCGGTATAAAGAGTACCAGAAAGCTAGTGGGCAAGAGAAAAGAGAACGCATATGCCAAGAAATTATTGATATTGCTCAATTTCTTCATGAAACAGGACACAAGCCGACTCAAGCTAGGGTGACTAAGCTTCTCACTAGGCCAGGAGTCATGCTGAGTTGGTATGCTAAGAAGACTTTACGTGATGTTCAAAGCTCTCTCGGCTATGAATGA
- a CDS encoding AAA family ATPase, translating to MSKSSKFPQSLLLQSPLVRLAFFDNYTMAHPRLEETFNLLKLLVSNSGESRVIFIYGPTGVGKTTLRLLIEKWLIETNQHELEADRGWLPVASVEAVVQKSGLFNSKDHIKRCLFALHEPLIDQKIDYGTRGIYRNSNGQIVIESKVIETDLGWALEQALKHRKPKIFFIDEAHHMLMIASGRKLTDLPEAIKSLANRTSVVHGLVGTYELLTLHDVGDQLSRRSAYVHFPRYRADCTQDREIFQSVVWGFQLNMPLVEEPDLVSHWDYCYERSLGCVGILKNWFQNALFDAMTEGANTVKIQHLERRALSVAQCRNILKKIKEGENNHAQIEAEVSQLRAELGLPSLGAVADDSESQTLKTLQLGTQKGRLRRKPGQPKPKRHQVGNQ from the coding sequence ATGTCTAAATCCTCTAAATTCCCTCAATCTCTACTGTTGCAATCACCGCTAGTGCGGTTGGCTTTCTTCGATAACTATACAATGGCACACCCTCGGTTAGAAGAAACCTTCAATTTACTCAAGCTTTTGGTTAGTAATTCTGGTGAATCACGAGTTATTTTTATTTACGGGCCAACTGGAGTTGGTAAAACAACCCTGCGGCTGCTGATTGAAAAGTGGCTGATTGAGACGAACCAACACGAATTAGAAGCTGACAGAGGTTGGTTGCCAGTTGCATCAGTTGAGGCAGTAGTTCAAAAATCTGGACTTTTCAATTCAAAAGATCATATCAAACGCTGCTTATTTGCCCTTCATGAACCATTAATTGACCAGAAAATAGACTATGGGACGCGAGGTATATATCGTAATAGCAATGGGCAAATTGTTATTGAATCAAAAGTTATTGAAACTGACTTGGGATGGGCATTAGAACAAGCTCTCAAGCATCGTAAACCCAAAATTTTTTTTATTGATGAAGCTCATCACATGCTGATGATAGCTTCCGGGCGCAAGCTCACAGATTTACCAGAAGCTATTAAGTCCCTTGCCAATAGAACAAGTGTTGTGCATGGGTTAGTTGGCACCTATGAACTGCTCACCTTACACGATGTAGGGGATCAATTGAGTCGGCGTAGTGCCTATGTACACTTTCCCCGCTACCGTGCTGACTGCACCCAGGACAGGGAGATATTTCAAAGCGTGGTGTGGGGTTTTCAACTGAATATGCCCCTTGTTGAGGAGCCGGATTTAGTTTCTCATTGGGATTACTGTTATGAGCGAAGTCTCGGCTGCGTAGGGATTCTCAAAAATTGGTTTCAGAATGCGCTCTTCGATGCCATGACTGAAGGTGCGAACACCGTTAAAATTCAACATTTAGAACGGCGTGCCCTATCTGTTGCCCAATGCCGGAACATTCTCAAGAAAATTAAGGAAGGTGAAAACAATCATGCACAAATTGAAGCAGAAGTTTCTCAACTGCGTGCAGAACTTGGTTTGCCATCTTTAGGAGCCGTTGCAGATGATTCGGAGTCACAGACATTGAAAACTCTACAATTAGGTACTCAAAAAGGACGTTTAAGAAGAAAACCTGGACAACCCAAACCCAAGCGGCATCAAGTAGGCAATCAGTAA